One region of Qipengyuania gaetbuli genomic DNA includes:
- a CDS encoding ABA4-like family protein encodes MWDTAFGIANGLALVMWLALILLPRWPALLSAILYLGVGLLCAAYALLLIGVLSGLFPAGEGGMDFGSIEGVRAIFASDAGVTIGWIHYLAFDLFVGLWIVRDADAKGFSRFVQAPVLLATFLAGPLGLVVWLLLREKRARALGRWQ; translated from the coding sequence ATGTGGGACACGGCTTTCGGTATCGCCAACGGCCTTGCGCTCGTGATGTGGCTCGCACTGATACTGCTGCCGCGCTGGCCTGCCCTGCTGTCAGCGATCCTCTACCTGGGCGTCGGCCTGCTTTGCGCGGCATATGCCCTGCTGCTTATCGGGGTGCTTTCCGGTCTTTTCCCCGCTGGCGAGGGCGGGATGGATTTCGGAAGCATCGAAGGCGTGCGCGCCATTTTCGCCAGCGATGCGGGGGTGACGATCGGCTGGATCCACTATCTCGCCTTCGATCTCTTCGTTGGCCTGTGGATCGTCCGCGATGCCGACGCGAAGGGATTTTCGCGCTTCGTGCAGGCACCTGTGCTGCTGGCGACTTTCCTTGCCGGCCCCCTTGGCCTTGTCGTGTGGCTGTTGCTGCGCGAGAAACGCGCCCGCGCACTCGGCCGCTGGCAATAG